From the Pungitius pungitius chromosome 6, fPunPun2.1, whole genome shotgun sequence genome, one window contains:
- the faap24 gene encoding Fanconi anemia core complex-associated protein 24 isoform X1: protein METKAVLNAVPPYGHVIATEKWRNSPLIQSLKGGGVRILFEDELGVADFHLPNKSCVLYVSECDLVAGNGYKRKLVRYRNTSSHGFQELVLVEKTRLGEQYFGGVQKLVVLDLGLTLLPVGGQAEASQLIVQIGLTLTVPPPPGPWGRQREPLQEEDLVPAVGPAGPGSGAARPGGRPGQSSGPPGAVLQHPSALQRRPRPAGAHRGSGCGSAGPRLLPQPPWCWNLKVQLGVIVLGTLNEKQV from the exons ATGGAGACCAAAGCGGTGCTGAATGCGGTTCCTCCCTACGGACACGTTATTGCCACCGAGAAATGGAGAAACTCACCCCTCATTCAGAGCTTAAAGG GCGGCGGCGTGAGGATCCTCTTCGAGGACGAGCTTGGCGTGGCCGATTTCCACCTGCCCAACAAAAGCTGCGTGCTGTACGTGTCCGAGTGTGACCTGGTGGCCGGAAACGGCTACAAGAGGAAACTGGTCCGCTACAGAAAT accaGCAGCCATGGCTTCCAGgagctggtgctggtggagaAAACCCGACTGGGAGAGCAGTACTTCGGCGGCGTGCAGAAGTTGGTGGTGTTGGACCTCGGCCTGACCCTGCTGCCTGTCGGCGGGCAGGCCGAGGCCTCGCAGCTCATTGTGCAGATC GGTCTAACGCTGACCGTCCCACCGCCTCCAGGTCCATGGGGTCGGCAGAGAGAACCCCTTCAGGAGGAGGACCTCGTCCCGGCTGTTGGACCCGCTGGTCCTGGCTCTGGTGCAGCACGTCCCGGGGGTCGGCCGGGTCAAAGCTCTGGCCCTCCTGGAGCGGTTCTCCAGCATCCATCAGCTCTGCAACGCCGCCCCCGCCCAGCTGGAGCCCATCGTGGGTCAGGCTGCGGCTCAGCAGGTCCACGGCTTCTTCCACAACCCCCCTGGTGCTGGAACCTGAAGGTTCAGCTGGGGGTCATTGTTCTTGGGaccttgaatgaaaaacaagtctaa
- the faap24 gene encoding Fanconi anemia core complex-associated protein 24 isoform X2 — protein sequence METKAVLNAVPPYGHVIATEKWRNSPLIQSLKGGGVRILFEDELGVADFHLPNKSCVLYVSECDLVAGNGYKRKLVRYRNTSSHGFQELVLVEKTRLGEQYFGGVQKLVVLDLGLTLLPVGGQAEASQLIVQIVHGVGRENPFRRRTSSRLLDPLVLALVQHVPGVGRVKALALLERFSSIHQLCNAAPAQLEPIVGQAAAQQVHGFFHNPPGAGT from the exons ATGGAGACCAAAGCGGTGCTGAATGCGGTTCCTCCCTACGGACACGTTATTGCCACCGAGAAATGGAGAAACTCACCCCTCATTCAGAGCTTAAAGG GCGGCGGCGTGAGGATCCTCTTCGAGGACGAGCTTGGCGTGGCCGATTTCCACCTGCCCAACAAAAGCTGCGTGCTGTACGTGTCCGAGTGTGACCTGGTGGCCGGAAACGGCTACAAGAGGAAACTGGTCCGCTACAGAAAT accaGCAGCCATGGCTTCCAGgagctggtgctggtggagaAAACCCGACTGGGAGAGCAGTACTTCGGCGGCGTGCAGAAGTTGGTGGTGTTGGACCTCGGCCTGACCCTGCTGCCTGTCGGCGGGCAGGCCGAGGCCTCGCAGCTCATTGTGCAGATC GTCCATGGGGTCGGCAGAGAGAACCCCTTCAGGAGGAGGACCTCGTCCCGGCTGTTGGACCCGCTGGTCCTGGCTCTGGTGCAGCACGTCCCGGGGGTCGGCCGGGTCAAAGCTCTGGCCCTCCTGGAGCGGTTCTCCAGCATCCATCAGCTCTGCAACGCCGCCCCCGCCCAGCTGGAGCCCATCGTGGGTCAGGCTGCGGCTCAGCAGGTCCACGGCTTCTTCCACAACCCCCCTGGTGCTGGAACCTGA
- the LOC119195470 gene encoding E3 ubiquitin-protein ligase TRIM21-like has protein sequence MSAASCLLTEDQFLCSICLDVFTHPVTTPCGHNFCKACITDHWDVNVPPNCPNCKKLFSTRPELRVNTFISEMAAQFRLSAQQKASSSSSEQQAAQPGEVPCDVCTGTKEKALKSCLVCLVSYCEAHLEPHLTTSGLKRHQLMDPVENLEGRMCTKHDKLLELFCKTDQMCVCMLCTVLDHKNHDVVPLREEYEGKKAELGKTEAEVQQMIQKRRLKIQEIKHSVKLSEEQADREVLEGVLVFSALKESVERSQVELMDTIKEKQRKTQKEAEGFIKELEQEISDLKKRSTEVEQLSRSEDHLHLLQSFRTLNTAPPTKDWTGVRVSPPSYEGTVVRAVNQLEKKLSNQKKKLLKVELKRVQQSAVDVTLDPDTANPKLILSDDGKQVKHGDVKKNLPNNPERFNDCVIALGKQSLSSGRFYYEVQVKGKTEWDLGVVRKSINRKGSITASPQNGYWTICLRNQNEYSAWAGPSVRLSLESRPEKVGVFVDYEEGLVSFYDVDAAALIYSFTGCCFTGKLYPLFSPSLNNNGTNSAPLIISAVNHTE, from the coding sequence ATGTCTGCTGCCAGCTGTCTGCTGACTGAAGATCAgttcctgtgctccatctgtctggatgtcttcactcatccagtcaccacaccatgtggacacaacttCTGTAAAGCCTGCATCACTGACCACTGGGACGTTAATGTCCCGCCTAACTGTCCCAACTGTAAAAAGCTCTTCTCCACCAGACCTGAACTTCGGGTCAACACGTTCATCTCTGAGATGGCTGCTCAGTTCAGACTGTCAGCTCAacagaaagccagcagcagcagctcagagcaacAAGCTGCCCAACCAGGAGAAGTTCCCTGTGACGTCTGCACTGGAACCAAAGAGAAGGCCCTCAAGTCCTGCCTGGTGTGTCTGGTCTCCTACTGTGAAGCTCACCTGGAGCCTCATCTGACTACGTCAGGTCTGAAGAGACATCAGCTGATGGACCCTGTGGAGAACCTTGAAGGCAGGATGTGTACGAAGCACGATAAACTGCTGGAGCTCTTCTGTAAGACCGACcagatgtgtgtctgcatgctctgCACTGTTTTAGACCACAAGAACCATGATGTTGTTCCACTGAGAGAAGAATATGAAGGAAAGAAGGCCGAGCTGGGGAAGACTGaggctgaagtccagcagatgATCCAGAAGAGACGACTAAAGATTCAGGAGATCAAACACTCAGTGaagctcagtgaggaacaagcagacaGAGAGGTACTAGAAGGTGTCCTGGTCTTCAGCGCTCTGAAGGAGTCTGTTGAGAGAAGCCAGGTGGAGCTCATGGACACcatcaaagagaagcagagaaagacacagaaagaggctGAAGGCTTCATCAAAGAGCTGGAACAGGAGATCTCTGATCTGAAGAAGAGAAGCactgaggtggagcagctctcacgctctgaagaccacctccacctcctccagagcTTCAGGACCCTGAACACTGCTCCACCCACCAAGGACTGGacaggagtcagagtcagtccaCCTTCATATGAGGGGACTGTGGTGAGAGCTGTGaaccagctggagaagaagctcagtaaccagaagaagaagctgctAAAGGTCGAGCTGAAGAGAGTCCAGCAGTCTGCAGTGGATGTGACACTCGATCCTGATACAGCAAATCCTAAGCTCATCCTGTCTGATGATGGAAAACAAGTTAAACATGGAGATGTAAAGAAGAATCTCCCAAACAATCCAGAGAGGTTTAATGATTGTGTTATTGCTTTAGGAAAGCAGAGTTTATCTTCAGGTAGATTTTACTACGAGGTTCAGGTTAAAGGGAAGACTGAGTGGGATTTAGGAGTCGTGAGAAAGTCCATCAACAGGAAGGGAAGCATCACAGCGTCTCCTCAGAATGGTTACTGGACGATATGTTTGAGGAATCAGAACGAGTACTCAGCTTGGGCTGGCCCATcagtccgtctctctctggAGTCCCGGCCTGagaaggtgggggtgtttgtggatTATGAGGAGGGTCTGGTCTCCTTTTATGACGTTGATGCTGCAGCTCTGATCTACTCCTTTACTGGCTGCTGCTTCACTGGGAAACTCTACCCACTCTTTAGTCCAAGTCTAAATAATAATGGTACaaactctgctcctctgatcatCTCTGCTGTCAATCACACGGAGTAG